From the genome of Adhaeribacter pallidiroseus:
TGATTGTCCGGTAAATAACTTTCCAGCCATTGGGTGTAAGTAATATTTTCGGAATCCGGAAGTCGGTAGCTATCGTCGGTAAGGCCCAGTTTTATCAATTGATGCCAAGCGGCACAAAATCCTGGCCAGCGCAGCGTCCCGCGGATTAAGGTTGGAATATTTTCTAAACCGTAAGCTTTTTGGTAAGCTAACGAATCCCGGTTGGCATACCCTTCCAACTCACCTAAATCAATCACGTTTATTTGCTCCGTTCGCCGAAATAATTGCGAATACGGAATGTACTTGGGCGTATGGTTATAAAGGTAAGTCGCGGTTCCTTTTCCCGCCAAAACCACATTGCGGGGGTTCCAAGATATTTTGTAATGCCAGGGGTTTGTATCTGATTCCGGGGCCACTAAACCACCGGTATACGACTTAAAAGAAAACAGCTGTCCGCCTTGCTCCCGAATGCGGTCAATAGTGGCCTTGGCCGAAAGATGATCAATGCCGGGATCTAAACCCATTTCCATCAAAAATAATAAACCATGCTCTTTGGCAGCTTCGTGCATCGCCTGGATTTCCGGCGTAACGTACGAAGCGGTTAAAAAATGCCGCTTTATCGCTAAACAAGCTTTGGCTACCGGTAGATGGAAAATTGCCGGTAGCAGGGAGATAACAACGTCGGCTTTTTGTACCTGACTATTTAATTGCGCTTGCTCCTGAATATCAAGGTTTAGGTAAGAAAGAAATGTGGAAGGCAGCCCGCGTGCTGGTAGATGAGCCGTTTGCAAATCCGCTATGGTAACGTGCCAGTTTTGACTAGGTGCCTGGGCTACCAAATAATCAATTAAGTAAACCGAAGAGCGACCTGCCCCGAGTAATAAAATATGCTTCATCGCTTCTATTTACCATTCAATTTAAAGCACCAGAACGAATAACCTACCCTTTTAGAAAAACAAACTTTATTTTAATTTCCATTTTTGTTTATTCATCTTTTTATAAACCACCGGTTATGAGTTATTCCACCTTTACTCGTAAAGTTTAGATTGCATGCATTTTCCTGGTTTTAATTCCAACAAAGCCGAATGCTTATGCAGGTATCTTGAGAAGAAGGCGTATATTTCACGCCATATCTTCCCAAAACATTAGCTTTCATGGCGCGACAGCTTTAACTTACCCTTGATTTTGATATTCTGAAATCTATTGAGGAATTCAGCGGATTGGAGCAAGTTCTAATTTTAAAAGCTTAAAATGCCACGAATTTGGCGTACGCGCCTTACTCCAGTTTTCACGTGGGAGCAGCCATTTTGCTCAACGACAACACCATCCATACCGGCAACAATCAGGAAAATGCTGTTTTTCCATCGGGTTTATGCGCCGAACGAACCGCCTTGTTCGGGTTAATGGCGCACCATCCGCCAATGAAAATTATAGCAATAGCCGTAACTGCCCGTAGAATTAACATTGGTGCTACTCCCGGCGGCGCTTGCCGCCAGGTTATAGCCGAATACGAAAATCGGCAGAATGCATCTATCCCGGTGCTTATTCAGGTAGGACCCGAAACCTTTTACCGGTGCCAATCGGTGCAGGATTTGTTACCCTTGCAGTTTTCCCAGGAGCGATTTAAGCAAATTTTTTAAATTTTGAGGCCGTTTACGACTATTAAATAACTATTCCCCAGATTTTTCCCACATTCCCGTCATTACAATTTCCAGGCAGTTCCTATCCGGGTCGCGAAAGTATAACGATAAAAATCCGTTACCCCAATCATGCTCTTGTTCTATCAAAATGGCCTGTTCTTGTAGCTTGGCTTTCCATTTTGGGTACTCGGTAGGCGATGTTTCAAAAGCCAGATGCAGTTGCCCGGCACCAAAATGCGGCGGTACTTCCGTTGATTGCTTTGCTGCCTCCGCAATAAAACAAAGCAGTACCGAGCTTCCCGCCCGTAAAAACAAATGCCGGTTCGGAACTTCGCTGATAATGGGTAAACCTAACCGGGAATGGTAAAAAGCTTTGCTCTGCTCTAAATCCGACACATAGAGGCAAGTTTCTTTAATTTTGGCAAACTCCATGTGCTAATAGGTTATCGTTTTGGGCTGATAAAACGCTGTAGTTACTACATTAGAACATATAGCAGCTAATCCAGGCTAAAAATTTAAAAAATTAAGTTTTTTTTACCGTAGTGGCACTGGCTTGAGCAGTTGGTAAGATCAGGATTTCGGCCAGATTCACGTGGGCCGGCCGGGTTACCATAAAAACAATCAGATCAGCAATATCTTGGGCCACTAAAGGCTGATATCCTTTATACACCGTTTCGGCGCGCTCTTTATCGCCTTTAAACCGTACTTCCGAAAACTCGGTTTGCACCAAACCCGGGTTTACTTCTGATACTTTAATCCCTTCTTTATTTAAATCGAGGCGCATGCCTTGGGTCAGGGCATCTACCGCAAACTTCGAAGCGCAATATACATTGCCGTTCGCGTACACTTCTTTACCCGCTACCGAGCCTATATTAATTATATGGCCCGACTGACGGCTGATCATCAAAGGAATAATTTCTTTAGAAACGTACAATAAGCCTTTCACATTTATATCCAGCATCATTTCCCAATCCAATTCATCCCCGTCCTGAATTGGTCCCATGCCGTGGGCGTTACCCGCATTGTTCAGTAATACATCAATTTGCTGCCACTCGGGAGGCAAACTGGCGATGGCGCTTTTAACCGCTTGTTTATCCCGTACATCGAACTGCAAGGGCAAGATCGGCTGCGTAATTTCCTGCTGCAGGGCTTCAAGGCGGTCCGCCCGGCGGCCGGTAGCAATAATTCGGTAACCTACTTGCGCCAAGGCCACTGCCGTAGCCCAACCAATTCCCGAAGTAGCTCCTGTTATAAAGGCAATTTTATTCATCGTATTTAGTCCGTAGTCTACGGAGAATAGTTTATAGTCGTTAATATTTAGATTTGGCTTGATTTAAATACAGCAGCCCGATAACAAGCTCTTCATTTAAGAATTCCTAATTTTCAAAAAACAAGTACAAGGTAACGGTATTGGTAGTAACCCGGTCCAGGCTTTTAGCTCCTAAACTACGGCCCGGGGAGCGCAGGTTCGTTAACCCATTGGAAAACCGAATTTCGGGCGCAAATTTAAAAAACGGGTAAAATAAATCGACGCCTACGCCGTACTCCAGGGCAAAATCGTTCGCGTTTATTTCTAAAGCCGTTACGGCATCGCCCTTCTTCTTGTTACCAACGTTCACGGTGGCTTTGGCCCCGCCTACCACGTACATGCGCACGTTTTTGCGCCGCTCCGATTTTAATTTTACCAGCAACGGAAATTCCGCCGAAGTAAGGCCAAATTCCTGGGTACTTTCTACTCCTTCAAAATCCTTGTAAGTTAAAGTGCGCGAGTAAAAACCAACGCCGGGTAAAAAACGCAAATCTACGTAATCGGTTATTTTTTTATTTAAAACAAAACCAATGTTAAAGCCCGGTGTGCCTTTCGAAAATATCGTACTGCCATCGGAGGTATATACGGTATCTTGGTAGTACTGCGAATGCTCGAGCTTAAACTTGGCTACATTCAAGCTCAGATGAAAACCATAATGCATGGATTTATCGTCGTGGTTCGATAAGTTTATTTTTTTAATTTTATACTGCGCCTGTACGGTTTGAGAGTTAAAAGCCAAATATAAAATTAAAAAAATAATAGTTATTTGGTGCCTACGTAAATAGAGCTGATGCCAAAGGTAAGAGGATGCCATGCTGTAAATTTAAATCCGACTTGGGTTAAAATGGTGGTAAAATCCGGGCCGTCCGGAAAAGCTTGCACCGATTCGGGCAAATACGTGTAAGCCGCCCGATCTTTGGAAATAAGCTTGCCG
Proteins encoded in this window:
- a CDS encoding saccharopine dehydrogenase C-terminal domain-containing protein, giving the protein MKHILLLGAGRSSVYLIDYLVAQAPSQNWHVTIADLQTAHLPARGLPSTFLSYLNLDIQEQAQLNSQVQKADVVISLLPAIFHLPVAKACLAIKRHFLTASYVTPEIQAMHEAAKEHGLLFLMEMGLDPGIDHLSAKATIDRIREQGGQLFSFKSYTGGLVAPESDTNPWHYKISWNPRNVVLAGKGTATYLYNHTPKYIPYSQLFRRTEQINVIDLGELEGYANRDSLAYQKAYGLENIPTLIRGTLRWPGFCAAWHQLIKLGLTDDSYRLPDSENITYTQWLESYLPDNQLKKQDTIDRLAHYLKLPGNSRELEAIRYLGLLESEKIKLKKATPAQILEQRLVQRLALQPTDQDLVVMQHEFEYGFNNQKKRLKSALVLTGQDATYTAMAQTVGMPLAFAAELLLTNEINLSGVHIPVLPELYRPLLARLEKIGIQFTEQEENF
- a CDS encoding cytidine deaminase; protein product: MAYAPYSSFHVGAAILLNDNTIHTGNNQENAVFPSGLCAERTALFGLMAHHPPMKIIAIAVTARRINIGATPGGACRQVIAEYENRQNASIPVLIQVGPETFYRCQSVQDLLPLQFSQERFKQIF
- a CDS encoding VOC family protein, giving the protein MEFAKIKETCLYVSDLEQSKAFYHSRLGLPIISEVPNRHLFLRAGSSVLLCFIAEAAKQSTEVPPHFGAGQLHLAFETSPTEYPKWKAKLQEQAILIEQEHDWGNGFLSLYFRDPDRNCLEIVMTGMWEKSGE
- a CDS encoding SDR family NAD(P)-dependent oxidoreductase encodes the protein MNKIAFITGATSGIGWATAVALAQVGYRIIATGRRADRLEALQQEITQPILPLQFDVRDKQAVKSAIASLPPEWQQIDVLLNNAGNAHGMGPIQDGDELDWEMMLDINVKGLLYVSKEIIPLMISRQSGHIINIGSVAGKEVYANGNVYCASKFAVDALTQGMRLDLNKEGIKVSEVNPGLVQTEFSEVRFKGDKERAETVYKGYQPLVAQDIADLIVFMVTRPAHVNLAEILILPTAQASATTVKKT
- the porT gene encoding type IX secretion/gliding motility protein PorT/SprT, which produces MASSYLWHQLYLRRHQITIIFLILYLAFNSQTVQAQYKIKKINLSNHDDKSMHYGFHLSLNVAKFKLEHSQYYQDTVYTSDGSTIFSKGTPGFNIGFVLNKKITDYVDLRFLPGVGFYSRTLTYKDFEGVESTQEFGLTSAEFPLLVKLKSERRKNVRMYVVGGAKATVNVGNKKKGDAVTALEINANDFALEYGVGVDLFYPFFKFAPEIRFSNGLTNLRSPGRSLGAKSLDRVTTNTVTLYLFFEN